The nucleotide sequence CTCCAACTTATGAAAAGAAATACAATTTTTTAAACTTCAAAAGTGTCGCCACAATGTGTGACCCAAAAAGGCATGTGCTTTTTGCTGGTAAAAAGAAAAATTTATGATAAAGAATCAAAGAGGGGTTCTTATAAGCTATATATTCCCATCAGCGCGTTTTTCCTTGCGGCAGAAGAATTTTCAAGCCGTTGATGTTCCTGTTGCCCGGACAATTGAAAAACAGCGATTCGTTCAGGGCATTTTCCCGGCAGGAAAAGATGATCTTAGCAGGACAAACAAAAACACTCGGCAACTGTTTTCCGATAGAAATTACAGCGCAACATGCAGGCTCTGGAAAAGTTATGGCCGGGCCCCTTCGAGGAAGACTTTTTGATCTTTCAAAAAACGATGCCTGCCTGCTCATGAGTCAGATTATGGATGAGACATATCATCTCTTTTACTCGACCCAGGAAAACGATCTCCTCTTCCTGAATCTTTTTTTTGACCTGCCTTCGGCTCCTGATGAGCACGTCAAACTCACAGCTCTCCCGCTGTGGTTTAATATTTTTCAGCAAGGACAAATTCGAAATTTTGTCATGGGTGTTGAGTTCACCAGGAATCTTGAAGAAAAAACAATGAAAGAACTCCTGAAAGGTGTCGGTCGTCGCCACAAAAGAATGGTATAACAAATTTTTACCTCACCCCATCACCTCTTCTCCTCTTCTCCTTTACCTATGGTTGTTTTTTCCTTTCTCTAACCCCAGGACACTGAATGTCTGGACTGAGTATTGTACCCCTTTCAAAACCATCTTGCCCACATCTTTTACCCGAACCTTCTTATCAAGCTGCTTTCGCTTCAGATCCTCAAGGACCTTATCGGTGATATAGATCCTGGAGGAAGTCGCTTTTGAGGCCAGGCGCTGCGCAATATTTACCTCGGTTCCAATGACCGTGTAATCCAGGCGTCTGGCCGAGCCCACATTACCAAGAAACATCTCTCCCCGGGTCACAGCAAAGCCGAGATCAATGGTAGTAAAAAAAGGATCCCTGGCCTGCCAGTCTGCTTTTAGGTCAGCAAAACGCTCTCGGATAGCAAGGGCGGTCTCTATAGCGGTAAAAGAGGGGTGGTCGAGCTCTATAAGGGCACCAAAGATTGCCAAGACAGCATCGCCCATAAATTTATCCACCGTGCCCCGGTATTCAAAAATCGTCTCGGTAAAGAGTTGAAAAAACTCGTTGAGAAAATCGCGCAGGACAGCTAAGGGAATCTCCTGCACCATCCCTGTGAAATTTCGGATATCGGCAAAAAGGACGGTTGCCTCCTTGACTTCACCAAGACCGGTGGTGAGATCGGCATCACTGGCCAGCAGCACTTCTGCAACCTCAGGGGCAACATATTGCTCCAGAAGTGCCTGCAGTCTGGCTTCCTGGGCTACCGATTCAAAGGCATATACGTTTTCTATAGCTAACGCGGCCTGGGTACTGAAGATACCGAGGATTTCAATATCAGAGTCAGCAAAGCGAATATCACCATCAGTATAACTGACATTGAGGACGCCCAAAATCTTATCTCGGACGATCATGGGAAAGGAAACAGCTGAAACGATCTCTGGTCTTTTCAGCAGGTCAGCAAACCTGGAGTCATTCTGGGTTTCCTGATTCAAGATGACCGGCGTGCGTTCCTGGAAAACACGACCTGCAATCTTATCACCAGGTTTTATCTTGATCTGATCGATCATCTCCTCAGGAATCCCTCGAGAAGCGGCGATACGCAGAACGCCTTCATTCGCATCGTATAGCATCACCGACAGGCTGTCCGCAGCTGTCTGATCGCCAATAACATTGAGCAGGCTTTCCAGGACATCGTGTTGGCTGGTGGAGGACATGAAATGTTCTCCCAGCCCATAGAGAGGAAGCAGGGCGCGAAGACGGGCATTCTCTTCCCGCAGGGCAGCGGATTCCATGGCCTTGGCAACCCTTTCCCGTACTTGGTCTGGGTCAAGGGGAGGGGAAAACAGCCCGGCAAAACCGCTCTCCATCGCTGCCGGGCAAAGGCTACCAGCAGATGTTCTATCCACTATCAAAAAACCGAGCAGACCAGGCCGAGATGCACGCAGGCTATCAAATAGTTCTATCCCGCTTGCCCCTGGCAGCTCCTGAACAACCAAAACGACCCTGACCGGTTGATGAATACAGATGTTTAAGGCCTCATACGCGAAGCACCAATCTACATCATATTCATGTAAGATATCAGTCACCTGTTGACAAAGTTCGGGATCCTCCGCAATCAACAGGATATCCGGCAGCATTATAGTACTCTTAGTGCATTTTTTAGCGGATTGAGAGGCATCGTGGAAACTTATCCCTACGACAAACGACCGTTGTCTCTCCTTTCGTTGGCGAAAGCCAATTCTACTAGCATTCTACCATCCACATTCTGACAAGGCAACAGCGGTGATTAATTATTCTTTTTCAAAAAAAATATTCAGGCGTGTTATCGTCTTGACGCTCCCCCATTTTCTGATCATAATATTCATCTATGAATAAAAGCAAGAAGATGGAAAGCCATAATTCGACACCGCTAGCCGAGCGCATGCGACCGGTTTCACTGGATAATTTCTCAGGACAACAACACCTTGTCGGCAAGGGGAAGCTACTCCATGAATTAATCCATAACAGCACCATCCCCTCCTTGCTTCTCTGGGGGCCTCCAGGCTCAGGAAAAACCACCTTGGCCTCTATTGTAGCCCATACCATGCAGGCAGATTTTATATTTTTTTCCGCAGTGTTATCTGGGGTAAAAGAACTTAGGAAGATTGTCCAGGAGACGCGAGAAAGAAAGAAAGAGGAAGAAAGGCAAACCATCCTTTTTGTCGATGAGATTCATCGCTTTAACAAGAGCCAACAGGATGCCTTATTGCCCCATGTGGAAAGCGGTCTCCTGACCTTGATCGGTGCGACAACGGAAAATCCCTCTTTTGAGGTCATAGCTCCCCTGCTCTCTCGCTGCCAGATGCTGCTCTTGCACCCCCTTGCCGTGGAAGACATCATCTGCATCCTCATGCGGGCCCTGGAGGATGAAAACACCGGCCTGGGTGCTTATGGTCTTCAGATGGAAAAAGAGGTTGCCGAGATGATCGCCCAAGCCGCTGATGGTGACTGTCGACGGGCCCTCAACTATCTTGAAACCGCAGCACTCCTTATCATCAAAGACGAGAATGATACACCACGGACTATCACTCGTGAAACCATTCTTGAGGTGGTACAGGGACAGACACTTCGTTATGATCGGGCAGGAGAAGAGCATTACAACCTGATATCAGCCCTCCATAAAAGCCTGCGCGACAGTGATCCAGATGGCGCCTGCTATTGGTTAGGGCGAATGCTGGTCAGCGGCGAAGACCCGCTCTATATTGCCCGCCGCCTGATTCGTTTTGCCAGTGAGGACATCGGTGTCAGCGATCCAAGGGCCCTGGAAGTAGCAATAAGTTGCCGTAAGGCCTATGATATGCTCGGTTCACCTGAGGGAGATCTGGCCTTATACCAGGCCACGGTCTATCTTGCGACGGCTCCAAAAAGCAATGCCTTGTATTTAACGGAAAAAAAGATTAAAGAAGAAATACGTCGCTCCGGCACATTATCTGTGCCCCTCCACCTGCGGAATGCGCCCACAGGACTCATGAAGAAAATCGGGTACGGGAAGGGATACCAATACGCTCATGACGCTAAGGATGGCCTCGTCGTTCAGGAACATCTACCGGAACAGCTTGCAGGAAGACGTTTTTATCAGCCCACGGAGAGAGGATTTGAAGCTGTTATTCATGATCGTTTGACGAAATGGCGAAAGATCCTTCAACAACGGGCAGTACAACATCGAAAGAAGAAGACTCAAAAAAGGGCTGACTCTACCAAGGGCGAGGTTATTCGTTTGCTGATGAACTTTTCCTCACCAACAGGAGTCCCCATAGCAACCTAAGCAATTAACCTAAAAAACATATTTACTGATACCATGAATCTTATTGCTATGCTGTCTCGGAAAAAATACATATTTTCCCATCTTTTTCTGCTGCTGATTGTGCTGCTGACCCTGGCACCGTCATCTTGGGCAGAAGAGTTTTTACTTTTTTACGGGAATGATGTACGCGGTGAGCTCCAACCCTGTGGTTGAAAGAGAAAACAACTGGGCGGGCTGTCCAGAAAAGCATTACAGATAACACAACGTGCTGAGCAGGAAAAACTTCCTTTCCTGTTCGTTGATAGCGGTTCTCTGCTTTTTCAGCATAAAAAGATACAGGCAAAAAAAGAAGCCGCAAAAAAAGTCGAGGCCAACGGTATCGCTGCAGCCATGCAGGCGATGAACTGCCGGGCTGTCGGTATTGGTGCCCACGATTTGGCTGCTGGTGTCAACTTGTTGAAAGAGCTTCAGGAACGGCATAAAACCGTTTGGCTCTCCATGAATCTGGTTGATCCAGAAAAAAAGGAGCCTATCTTCACACCATACCTTATGACCAAGGTCGGTGGCTTGAAGATTGCTCTCTTAGGATTGACAGACGACCAGAGGGATCATAATGGAGAAGGTGAAGAGAAAGGAGGGTATACCATCCTGCCTTGGCAGGATACCCTGCCCAAAATCCTTGCTCAGGTAGGGAAAAAAGTCGATATGACCATTCTTCTTTCAAGTTATTCCTACCAAATCAATAAAGAAATAGCTGAAACGGTTGACGGCCTTCATATGATTCTGGAATCTGGCCATGCCGCTCCGACCGCAGAACCCTATAAAGTTGAAGATACGCTGATTGCCCAAACCGGAACACGAGGGAAATATCTGGGCATGATGCGAATTGACTGGAACGAAGCTGGGCAATGGACCGATAAGTCCTTTACTCGCCTACGAACAGAGGAAAATCGCCTGAAGCGCGTAAACCAACAACTTGCCCGCCTGGAAAAACAAAAAGATACGGCGGCATTGGCCAAAAATACAGGCTACAAAAAATTATCCGCAGAGAAAAAAGAGCTTACTCAAAGTATAAAGGCGTTAAAGCAAAGCAGGGATTCTGCTGCCCCGGAGGACGATGGTATGTGTAAATATACCAATCGGTTTGTCCCGTTGAATACCTCCTTACCGGAAGATCCAGAGGTCAAAAAAATTATTGACCGGGCTATTCAACAGGCAAATGCAATCAACCAACAGCGGATTGCCAAAACAGGTCAGAACGATCCCACAATCACCCTTCAGGACCTAGCGGGTTCACAGAAATGCCAGCAATGTCATGCCGCCCAAATGACGGTCTGGCAGGACAGTAACCATGCACAGGCGTGGACTACCCTGGAAAAGAACAATCAGCAGTTTAACGAAGATTGCCTGATCTGTCACGTCACCTTACCCTTTTATGATACAGACAAGGTAAAGGCTGGTAATCTCCTGTTGATGCTGCCAAAGTCCTTGAAGAATATTGGCTGCGAGGCCTGTCACGGGCCAGCTGCAGCACATAGCGCAGGCCAGGGCAAGGTACCTGTTGCCCGGCCAGATGAAAAAATCTGCCTCGGATGCCACACACCCGACCATGACGATAATTTCATCTTTACCGAAAAGGCCAAGCGGTTAGGTTGCACGTCATCGGCACAGGCACAAAAACTGGAACAAAAAAAACAGGTGAAGAAGATGGAGGAGAAAGAAGAATCGACAGCCTCTGAGGCAGCAGATCCTCCTCCGACGATTACTCCTCAGGGGAAAAAAGTAAAAAAATAAGCCAAGTAAAACCATTCCTCCCCCTCTGGGGGAGGGAAAACTGTAGATTGCTCTACAGCACCACCTCGACCCGATTATTGAAATCATAGCCACCAGTCGAGACGTCATAATCCATTCTCCCGGCCTTGAGATTGAATTTCGGCCCCTTGATCTCAACATCTCCTGGACTGATCAGCATCTTCGTGGTGTCATAATAATGAAGCAGGTCAGAGTACATCTCTTCATACTGAAGGGGCTTGATAATCACAACATCATCAATCAAGGTAAGATGCTGATCATCCATGTGGTATTTTCCGTTCTTGCTGGTTATGCTGATGGATGATTCGTCCTTTTTGTGATACAGGGCATCAACATCAATCATATGGATTTCCCGATCAGTTTCACCGGTCTGGGCCTGTTTGGCCTTAATAGTCCAGGTCTGGACGCCTTCAGTGGTAAAGGTAATGAGCACATCGTCCATCACGAAATCCTGCGACTGCTCCTGATAGGCTCGCTCGGCAACCTCATCGTAGCCCCCCCTCGGCTTGAGAAATTGGGCAGCAGCCCCCTTCCACAAAGGACTGGTGGCAATAATGCCGACAGGGATGACCCAGAGAAGATTTCGATAACTTCCCATCATCAGGTTACTTGCATGTATCTGTTCAGCAGCTGAGAAAGCAGCCCCTTGGCCTCCAGGAGCAGTTCACAGGCCTCACGAACAGCGCCATGCCCTCCATTCCTTTCCGTGACATAATCAACTTGGCGGCAGACCTCCGCAGCTGCATTGGCCGGGGCAAAGCTACATCCGACCTGCATTAAGACAGGAAGGTCGAGCCAATCATCGCCCATATAGGCTGTCTGTTCTGGCTGCCAGCCCTGTTGTGCAAGAAGAGCAGCATAGGCATCTCGCTTGTTGCGGCAGTCAGTATACACATGCTCCAACTTGAGTTCCTTGGCCCTTCTGGCAACGGCTTCAGAGCTGCGAGCGGTGATGAGCCCCACCGCAATCCCGGCATCGCGAAGGAGGCGCAGGCCGAAACCATCCAAGGTATTAAACCCCTTTATCTCTTCAGATGCTCCTGCGTAGAAAAGGGTGCCATCGGTCAGGACACCGTCAACATCCAACAAGAGCACTTCAACCTTTTTTGCCCGCATCATGGCAGCCCGCCAAGCGTTGCTGCGCAAAATAGGCTGCTCTCGCTTCATAGCCCGTTCACGCAGGGACTGGGTCAGACCACAATCAGAGTATGTACAGTTGTTCTCTGACACCTTATCCATTGGTCACTTTCTGGACCGTTTCCCGGATAGCCAACAGCTGTTCCAGCAGGGCCTCCACCTCATTCAGGG is from Candidatus Electrothrix sp. GW3-4 and encodes:
- a CDS encoding adenylate/guanylate cyclase domain-containing protein — encoded protein: MLPDILLIAEDPELCQQVTDILHEYDVDWCFAYEALNICIHQPVRVVLVVQELPGASGIELFDSLRASRPGLLGFLIVDRTSAGSLCPAAMESGFAGLFSPPLDPDQVRERVAKAMESAALREENARLRALLPLYGLGEHFMSSTSQHDVLESLLNVIGDQTAADSLSVMLYDANEGVLRIAASRGIPEEMIDQIKIKPGDKIAGRVFQERTPVILNQETQNDSRFADLLKRPEIVSAVSFPMIVRDKILGVLNVSYTDGDIRFADSDIEILGIFSTQAALAIENVYAFESVAQEARLQALLEQYVAPEVAEVLLASDADLTTGLGEVKEATVLFADIRNFTGMVQEIPLAVLRDFLNEFFQLFTETIFEYRGTVDKFMGDAVLAIFGALIELDHPSFTAIETALAIRERFADLKADWQARDPFFTTIDLGFAVTRGEMFLGNVGSARRLDYTVIGTEVNIAQRLASKATSSRIYITDKVLEDLKRKQLDKKVRVKDVGKMVLKGVQYSVQTFSVLGLEKGKNNHR
- a CDS encoding replication-associated recombination protein A, coding for MNKSKKMESHNSTPLAERMRPVSLDNFSGQQHLVGKGKLLHELIHNSTIPSLLLWGPPGSGKTTLASIVAHTMQADFIFFSAVLSGVKELRKIVQETRERKKEEERQTILFVDEIHRFNKSQQDALLPHVESGLLTLIGATTENPSFEVIAPLLSRCQMLLLHPLAVEDIICILMRALEDENTGLGAYGLQMEKEVAEMIAQAADGDCRRALNYLETAALLIIKDENDTPRTITRETILEVVQGQTLRYDRAGEEHYNLISALHKSLRDSDPDGACYWLGRMLVSGEDPLYIARRLIRFASEDIGVSDPRALEVAISCRKAYDMLGSPEGDLALYQATVYLATAPKSNALYLTEKKIKEEIRRSGTLSVPLHLRNAPTGLMKKIGYGKGYQYAHDAKDGLVVQEHLPEQLAGRRFYQPTERGFEAVIHDRLTKWRKILQQRAVQHRKKKTQKRADSTKGEVIRLLMNFSSPTGVPIAT
- the lptC gene encoding LPS export ABC transporter periplasmic protein LptC, producing MMGSYRNLLWVIPVGIIATSPLWKGAAAQFLKPRGGYDEVAERAYQEQSQDFVMDDVLITFTTEGVQTWTIKAKQAQTGETDREIHMIDVDALYHKKDESSISITSKNGKYHMDDQHLTLIDDVVIIKPLQYEEMYSDLLHYYDTTKMLISPGDVEIKGPKFNLKAGRMDYDVSTGGYDFNNRVEVVL
- a CDS encoding HAD hydrolase family protein, with amino-acid sequence MDKVSENNCTYSDCGLTQSLRERAMKREQPILRSNAWRAAMMRAKKVEVLLLDVDGVLTDGTLFYAGASEEIKGFNTLDGFGLRLLRDAGIAVGLITARSSEAVARRAKELKLEHVYTDCRNKRDAYAALLAQQGWQPEQTAYMGDDWLDLPVLMQVGCSFAPANAAAEVCRQVDYVTERNGGHGAVREACELLLEAKGLLSQLLNRYMQVT